In Acidobacteriota bacterium, the genomic window CTGCCCTCTCATGACGCCGGCACCTCATTTACACGCATGTCATCCGCCGCCGAACAATGTTTATATGTATCCATATATAACCCTAAGGACGGCATTGAGTGCCGTATAAGACGCCTGCGAATACGGCATCATTTCGGGCCTAATTGCATTGTTTTCAACATCTCCCGGCAACATGATGTTATTATCATAGCGTTTTATACGGATCGGCATAATATTCTTCATGATCAGCTCAAAGACCATCAACCGGGCTCCGAACTCCGGCCGGTCCGCGGTTGAGGACATGCGTGTAAATCATCGTCGTTTTGACATCGTTATGGCCCAAGAGTTCCTGGACCGTCCGTATATCATAGCCTCCTTCCAACAGATGTGTGGCGAAAGAGTGACGGAAAGTATGGCATGTGGCTCGCTTGGTCAATCCAGCCCGGGTAACCGCGTCCTTCACGGCTTTTTGAAGGATAGATTCATCAATGTGATGGCGTCCCTCTTCTCCGGTCTTCGTATTCCTCCAGCGGTTTTCTTGGGGGAAGATCCACTGCCAGCGCCATTCAGAAGGTGCGTTTGGATACTTTCGGTCCAAAGCTTCGGGCAATTGAACGCGCCCCCATCCAGCAGCCAAATCCTTTGCGTGGATCTCCTTGACCTTCGTCAGATGATCCTGAAGCGGAACCTTGAGAGAAATGGGCAACATCGTGATCCGGTCTTTCGCCCCTTTGCCGTCACGGACGAGAATCTCGTTCTGCCCAAAATCGATGTCCTGTACACGCAAACGCAGGCATTCGCTAAGCCTGAGACCTGCTCCATACATGAGCGATGCCATTAGCCATTTAAAACCGGTGAGTTGCGCAAGGACGGATTTCACCTCGTCGCGGGTCATGACCACGGGAAGGCGCGTGGGTTTACGGGCGCGGATGACTTGGCCCAGGTCACCCACCTCGCGCCCAATGACGTGGCGATAGAGGAAAAGAAGAGCCGCAAGCGCTTGGTTCTGAGTCGAGGCGCTTACTTTTTCATTAACGGCCAGATGGGTGAGAAATGAATTGATCTCAGGCTCGGCCATTTCGGCAGGATGACGGACTCCATGGAAAAAGATAAATCGTCGCGCCCAGTTGCAATATGTCTGTTCCGTTCGGTGGCTGTAATGACGGGAGCGCAAAGATTCTCGGAGAAGGTCGAGTAACCGCGGCTTTTTAAAGGAATATGGAGTCCTGTTTTCCCGTAAATAGGACGGCCAAGCCGACAGTTCTTTATAAACCCCGCTTTCCACATGGGTATATTTACTCAGAACCGCGTGATATGTCAAGAAAATCGGGCTTATCGCGGCGATGGAATTTCTGCCTAACATCTCCACTTACTCTGCGAACATCTCCGACAGCACGCTCAATGCCGCCCGGCCTGTCCTGCCGTCAATCTCCCCAAGCCTCTGGACCAGTCGCTCCTTGTCCACTGTCCGCAACTGATCCAGCACCACCTGACCATCTTTTCCCCCGAAGCGGCACTTCACTCGCGTTGGGTAATCCCGCCCCTTCGTCGTCATCGGCGCCACGATCACCGTTCTGATGTGCCGGTTCATCTCGGCCGGCGACACCACGACACACGGGCGCTTCTTCCGGATCTCGCTTCCCACCGTTGGATCCAGATTCACCAGGTACACCTCAAATCGCCTCACGTCCATTCCCACTCGTCCTTATCCCACTTCGTGAGACTGACCGCCGTCTCATCCGGCATCCGGTCATCACCCCGCTTGGCCATGTCCCGGAATGCCGCGTCCCATCCGTCGCGCGAACGACACACCGGACGGATAATCAACTGATCCTCCTCGACGGCCAACTCGACTTCCTCGCCCAACTCGAGCTGATCCAGGAGGAGCTTGGGGATTCGCACGCCCTTGGAGTTGCCGATTTTGACAATCCGAGTCCGAGCAACCGTACTCATCTTATCACCTCACTGCTCAAAGAATGTGATTACATTGTACTCACATTCTATCGGGTGTCAAGTGGCTATTCCGGTCAAACCGGCCGCTGATTCCGGCATAAAATGTCCACGGATCGGAGCGAAGCGACGCTGGATGATCATTCTATGTCTTCTGTCCATCTTGTGGACGCCTGAATCCTCGGTTACTTTTTTGTTGGGTTGTCTGTTTTGCTTTCCTTTTCAGAATCCGTCATGGAAACGATCTCTCGTTCCGCCTCGGGATAGAGGGCGTCGATCTCGCGTTGCAATTCGATGGTCCGGCCCAGTGCGGTCACGATGCGGCAGTAGGTGCGGATGTCATCGAGTTCAAGGCGGCGTTCTTTCCGGTCCTTAAGCCACTTCTCACAAACCTGGTAGCCGCCGACCTGATATATCCAGACGGCTTCAGGCACCGGCGCGAAGTGCTGCGAGGCGTTTATGTAGACGCGCTGTTCTTTGGCATCATAGCGCATGCCGGTCTTCCGATCTCTGCCGATGCGGCCATCGCCTTCCCCCTCGAATCGGCAGGCAGGTGGGTCGAGATCTGGGGACTTGAGCAGGTGCAGCCCGACGAGTTTCTCTCCCATAGCTGCCAGTTTCTCAAACAACTCCGCATCTGCCGTGAAGGGAATACGGGGGAAGTCCATTTTCAGAAACTCGGCGTATTTCTTCCGGTACGCGGGCGCGTAAAGCACGGCGTAGATATAATGGAAAATGTCTTCCGGCGTGGGCTCTTTGCCGTAAGCTGTCACCAGCTCGGTGACAATGGCCGGATTCAGGTTCGGGCGACGTTCGGAGGGTTCATGATGAGTAAAAAGATCTTTTCGGTCGGCGGTCGGGTAGAGGTAGAGGGGAAACATTACGTTCCCGCCCCGGTAGAACAGGTTTAGATCGTCAATGTTATTGGTACAGAAAACCAGGTTCCATTGCCTTTTCCCCACAACCTGACCCTGCCGCCCAATACAGAACGCAAGGTTGTCACCAGGAAGCATGTGGCGCATGACTTCGGGGCGGGGCATGCACATGAATCCACGCGAACGGCCCGTATAATAGGTATGCCGTAGATCGAATGGCCTATAGAGAATAGGCACAACCCTATCGCGTGTTGGACCCGAATCCAGTAAATCTTTTTGAGCGAACCTCACCCTCCAGTCTCGCCTGTCCTTTCCGAGCCGATATCCATGCCGGGCTAACTCAGGATCCATTCGCGAGAATACAGTGACAACTTTCCAGACTTCCTCAGGTGACCACTGAATGGTCAATGCGTCCCGTGCAGTAAAGAGACCAATCACATTTTCAGGGCAAACCTGAGAAATACTGGGGAAGCCGTTGTACTGTGCTTCAAGCGCAGCGTCGCGGGGTATAAACATATAAAAGGGCGAGGAAGGATGGACCTTATTCCATTTCATTTTTTCACGATCGTGCATGTTCAGCCAGTCGTACTTGGCTTCCCGAAGGCCATAATATTCCGCATGACGTACAACAGCATCGGCCTTCGTCTTGCCACCTCGCTTAACAAAGAATGCGATGGCGACACCCTGGCGGATGTCGAACACGTTCTTGTCGGGGCTGCCGTCAGGGCAGGTCTCCTTCTTAAGCGAATTGCCGTGCAGGTCGAGGATGTAGATGTCGTCGAAAGTGCGCATGAGGCTTTGGCGCATGCCGCGGAAGGTCGGGTTGTCGAGGTAGCCGTGATTGGTGATCATGCCGACGACACCGCGCTCGGCCTGCTCTATTTTCCATTGGGCGAAGCGCAGGAACTTGACATAGTCGTCCTGCAACCACTTCGGGTTCTTTTCTCCCAGGGGCTTGTCGTCCACCTGCTTGTAAGTGTCGATGAGTCTGCGGATCCAATCGCCGATGTTGGTGGAATGGCCGGAATAGGGCGGATTTCCGAGAATAACGAGAATGGGGGTCTGTTTCTTGACGACTCCGGCAAGTCGGGATTCTTCCGCCAGCGCGGAGAAGCCGGGAAGGCGGCTTTGCTCGAGTTCCTCGGTGTCGAGGGTGTTGGTGAGGTAGAACGGGACGCGCTCATCGTCGGCGAGACGATGGCCAAGCTCTTCAAGAAAGAAGCTCATCTTGAGGTGGCCGACGGCGTAGGGGGCCATCATGAGTTCGAAGGCGTAGAAGTTCTTGAGGATGTGGCGGCGGATGAAATCCTCGCGCCCGCCCTTGCCGTATTTGGTCTCGAACTCGGCGACAGCCTGCTGGGCGGCGCGGGCGATGAAGGTCATGGTGCCGGCGGCCGGATCGAGCAGAGTCACGCCCTCGGAGGCAAGGCCGTCGCGTTTTCCGAAGTCGGTCTTGAGCAGGCCGTGGAGGGAGCGGACGATGTAGCCGACGACCGGTTCGGGCGTGTAATAGACGCCCCGGCGTTCGCGCTCGGCGGGGTCGTAGTGCGCGAGGAAAGTCTCATAGAAATGGACGATGGGGTCGCTGCCTTTGCCCTCGTGGTAGTAGCGGTCGAGGATGCCGGGGGCGTCGGAGACGGCGAGCACTTCGGCGATGTCGTCCACGCACCAGGCGAGTTGGTCGGGCAGGTCGCCCAGGGAGATGAAGCGGAACAGATCGCGAAGGACACCGATGGTGTGCGGGATGCTGTCGAACGCGGCACGGCGGCTGAACCCCTCACCGGAGCGGGTGCGGGCGGCGAATAGGCCGTAGGTGATGGTCTGCGCAAAGAGGTCGGCGAAGTCTTCGGGCGTGAGGGTGCCGATCAGGAAGGTCCGGAATGCCTCGAAGAATCCTGACAGAACGCCGGGCGCGTCCTTTTCCTGCCCGAGTTGCTGAGCAACCACATCCCGCAGGAAGCGCGTGCGCTTGGCCAGCTCCACGGCAAGCGATTCCGCCGTGAATACCTTCGGCAGCGAGAAATCGAGAAACCGGTCGAGCAGGGCATGCAGGTCGCCGGATTTTTCGAGGACTGGGGTTGTGCGCAGGCGTGTGAGTGCATAGGGGCGGGCGGCAAGCACCGTCTGCATGAGTTCGCCGTTGCGGTAAAGGCGGAACTCGAAGAAGTTGGTGAGGACGAGGTTCGGGAAGGTGGCTCGGTAGCGCCTGAGTTGTTCCGAGTCCTCGATCGCGTCCAGCCGTTCTTCGGCCGGCTTCTTGGCTTCGACGTAGCCGACAATCCGGTCCTTGCCGTTCCAGAGGCGAAAATCGGGGTTGCCCGCGTCGGTCGGCTTCGGGAGCGTGGTGACGCGGACATGCCTGCGTCCGGTCGACTCGGCAAGCGTCTTCAGCATGTCGGCAAGTGCGGGGTAGAAGCTTTCCTCGCGCGCATCGCCATGTTGCGCAACGGCGTGGAGTTCCTTGAAGAAGGCTTTGAATATCGTCTGATCGCTCATGTCATCCTGCTTGATGAATCGCACATCGGGCTTTTGACAACCGGTTCAGTTGAGCCCCCATTTTCATAAATGGATTATGACTCGCTTCTTGGAGGGATGTCAAGAAATCGCCCGGGCGAACGCAGCCTTATCAGCGGCGCGGCCTTTCAGCGTCCGCTGAAGCCGTTTGCCGGCCTTCTATGGCTTTTTGTAGGCAGGTGACAAGCCCTTCATCATTGGATAGTGTTTGGTATTCAACGTCTTGAATTCCGCATCTTCGAGTTTAGCGGTCGCAGCCAAGATGGCATCGGCAAGTCCGACTCCGTGCGACTTGCCATAATCCCTTTTGTACTGTCCGCCGGCCTTCGCGATCTCGACATCGACAGGAATGACTCGGAATAATGAGACGAAGTTCTCGATTGTCGTTTGTTCAGCATCGCCTTTAACTCCGGCATACAACTCGGCAACGACAACGGATGACAAGATGATCCGGGAGGAATTGGCATTGACAAAGGCAACCGCCTTGCTGGAACCCCGAAAGAAATCCACAAGAACATCCGTGTCAGGGAGTATGGCCCCGGCCATGATCAGATCCTATCCCATTCGGCCCGCATGGCTCTAAAATCAGGGAGATCCTCACGGTCCTTCCAGATTCCGGCAGCCTCGCGCAATACAATCTCCCGCCTGTTGCGGCCCTCTTCGTCGATGAGGCGATCAACGGCCTCTCGAATGAGTTCGCTCTGCTTTTTCCCAACCGTCTTGGCAATGGCCGCCAATTCGTCGCGCTGACGACCTGTCAGGTATATCTGCGTTCGCACCATGTCGCACCTCCAGTGATGTATACATCTAGATTATACATCGCTTATAGTTCCTGTCAAGGTTAACGGCCGGCGCACCAGCCGCGCGCGTTAGCGCGTCGGACTGGATGCCTTTGTCGGCAGGTTTACAGCATGGACCCAATTAATCTTTTTAAGAGAATGTCCTCAACATTCCGTCTTGAATCTAAGACAGATACTACATAAACACTCTTCTTTGATATTCTATAAATGATTCTCCAAGGGGATACTATTAACTCACGATATTGAGTAATTCCTTGTTCTTGAAGTTCAGGAAGGATGCGTCCTCTATCTGGAAAAGAATAAAGACACGATGCTTTTTCCTTAATTTCCTTGAACTTATCATAGGCAATTGAGGGGCTATTTTGAGCAATGTATTCTATAATGCTTATGAGATCCTTCTCTGATGTCTCAGACCATATGATCTCATATATTCTTTTCATTTCATTTTTTTTCTCAGGAGATTCTCAATATTTGCAAAAACTTCTTCTTGAGATTTTGATTTCCCAGCTTTGATATCTTCTTCTCCTTGTGAGATAAGCTTCAATATGCCCAGGGCATTCCTCATATTCTCATAACTCTCCGGATCCTGCAGCACAGCTTTCGGTTCTCCATTTTGAGTGATCACGACCGGTCGATGCGTTTCGTTTATTTGTTTGAGTAAATCAGCTGCTCTGGATTTAAGGTAGGTGATAGGTTTTATGTCTTCAGATAAGTTCATTTCAGCACCTCCGGTCTTTATATGGTACCATAATAAGCCCGATTGTCAAGATCTATGATGAGGGTTACCGTCAACCTAAATATTCCGCACGAAACAATCTTGAAATATTTGTTTTGGCGATTTTCGATGGCGCGAAGCCGATTCAACGCCTTTCGCCGGTTTCGGTAGCGATCTCCGGCTATATGCATCCGGACCTCGTCGGCACGGCGTATCAACTCTTGAAATGGATGCATCAGCTAATCGCTGAGCGATAGAATGGAAGGCGAATTAAATGCCGACATTCAGCCCCGGATTCGTGGGGAATGTAGGTTATTATACACCTAACCGGTCCCAATCAGCGGCGGGTCGTGAAGCGACCGTAAGTAGCAACCAGTTTTTAACGCCCGCCGTACGTGATACACAGGGATTACCGTCGCAAAATCTTGTCCAGTGTCTTTCCCTTTGCGAGCTCATCGATCAGCTTGTCCAAACAGCGTATTTTTTTCATCAGCGGATCTTCGATGTCTTCCACGCGAACTCCACAGACGACGCCTTTGATAAGCGAGCTGTTTGGATGAATGGCCGGGGCTTGAGCAAAAAAGGTTTCCAAATCGTTTTCCTGCTCGATTTGCCGCTGCAATCCTGCCTGGTTATAACCGGTCAACCAGAAGATGATTTCGTCGACTTCTTCTTTCGTCCGATTTTTGCGTTCCGCCTTTTGAACGTAGAGGGGATAGACCCTGGCAAGTTTCATCGCGAAAATCTGATGTTGAGGCACGGATATTATGCTATTCTTCGCTTGTTGCGCTGTCAAGATCAGAGCCGCCCGGCCGGCAAATTGACTTCCCCTCCCCTTTCAATTATCTTGACTGCCGTGAAAGCCTGCGTCGTCATCCCGACATACAACGAGCGCGAGGGGCTGGCCGCGCTTGTCTCCGAGATCCGGAAACAGGGCGTTCCCCTCGACATCCTGATCGTCGACGATTCATCCCCCGACGGCACCGGACAGGAGGCCGAAGCCATCTCTCGAAAAGACCCCGGCGTGAAGGTCCTGCACCGCGAAAAAAAGGAAGGCCTGGGCCGCGCCTACCAGGCGGGCTTCCGCCGGGCGCTGGACGCGGGTTACGACACAATCCTTCAGATGGACGCCGATCTGTCCCACGATCCCGCCGTTCTGCCGCTGTTTCTCGACAGGATCAAATCCCGGGACGCCGTTTTCGGCAGCCGGTATTACCGCGGCGTCCGCGTTCACAACTGGTCCTTCAAGCGTCTGCTTTTAAGCAAATTTTCAAACGACTTCATCCGCTTGATGCTGCGCCTGCCGACCACGGACACCACAACGGCCTTCAAGTGTTTCCGCCGGCAGGTCCTGGAAGACATCGATTTCGAATCCCTCCGGGGAAAACAGAACGCCTTTCTGATTGAACTCGTCCATCGAACGGTGCGGCGCGGTTTCCGGACCGAGGAGATTCCGTTCACCTTCCGGGAACGCGAACAGGGCGAATCCAAAATGAATATCGGCGTGGCCTTCGAATCGCTTTTCACGGTTCTGAGGCTGGCGCTGCTCGGGAAGTAGATCGAGGCCATGATCCCCCGCAGCAAAACCGGAACCGTCCTGATCCTCGCTCTGATTCTGGCGGGGGCGGCGTTTTTGCGCCTCCATCGCCTGGGGGACCGCCCCCTCTATTTCGACGAACCGCATCACACCGTCCTTCCGGCGACCCTGCCTCTTCCGGAGGTTCTCCGGACCAATTACGGAAGCGTTCTCTATCCGGCTCTCGTCCATGTCCTTCTGCCGGCCGGACAAGTCGAGGCCATGGCCCGCCTGCCGGCAGCCGTCTTCGGGATTCTCGCCGTCGCGGTTCTTTTTCTCATCGGGATGCACGTCTTTGGAAAAAGGGAAGCCGCCGTCGCGTCTCTTTTCGCGGCGACGTCCGGCCCATTCATCTATTTTTCCCAGCAGGCCCGCGCCTATACGGGACTGCTTCTTTTTTCGCTTCTTGCGCTCTATTTTTTTATCAGGGCGGTCAAGGACAACCGGTGGGTGTTTTGGGCGGGATATGCCGTCTCCATGATTCTCGGCGCCTATCTGCATTTCATTCAACTGGTTCTCCTGCCCGTTCACGGGACGGCGCTCGCGCTGTGGACGGCCGCCTTTTGGATGAAGCGTCTCAAGGATCCGGAAAAGCGCAAATCTTCCCCGCTCCGTCCCCTGCTTTGGTTCTCGGCCGCCTCGGCGGTCTCCCTGGCCGTAACCTACATCCTCTATCTTCCCACCCGAAACGCTTCAGCCGGCGAGGTGAGTTTTTTCGGCCTTCTTGAAACCAGCGTCCGGGGGTTGTTCGGCGGCCAAACGGGGCTGGCTCTGATCCCCTTCATCCGGGAAACCTTTCCCCGCCTCCTGGACTACGAGGTCTGGCCGCTTCTCTTCTTCGCCAAGATCCTTCTGGCCGTCGCCGGCCTCATGTTCTGTCTGAAAGACAAGACCCGGGAATCGGTTCTTTTTTTCATCTATCTTACGCTGCCCTTCATTTTATTCGTGTATTCCAACCCGGCCGATGTCTACAAAAGCGGCCAGGACAACAAATTCATCTTTTTGACGCCGATTCTCTTTCTGCTCATGGCCCGGGGGTTCTCCGCCATCGACGATTTCGCCGCCCGGAAAAAACCGGCCCGGACCGTCTGGCGCGTTGTTTTCGCCGGCGCGGTTTTGCTGGGAGAAGGCGCCGGCCTCTGGGAATACCGCATGACCCAATGGGAATGGATGTCTCTGCCGAAGAACCGCGAGGTTGTCTCCGTCATGACAAAGGGCGCCGACCCGGACGACATGATTCTTTCCGACGGCCTCGTCAACCCCTTGGCTTTCATCTTCGTCCGGCCGCTCGATCTTCCCGGAACGCAACAGCCCGGCCTCATCTTTTTCGAAACAGGCGGTGAGCATTTCCTTATGAATCACTCCAGACCGGCCAACCTCTGGGTTCTTCTCCATAAGAGACGCCTCAGCGCGGAAGCCGCCCGCCGTTTGGAATCCCTCTCGATCCACATGGACATTCGATCGATCCCGCCCTATACCCTGATCCGTCATGCCGACCCGGAAACATCCCTGCTTGACAAAGTCCGGCAATGGACATCGTTCTTCAAGACGCTGCCGATCGAGGAGGACGCACACCGGCGCACGGATCTTTCCCGGGCTTATATGAATTTGATCGCGGGACGCGATGTCGAGGCTCTGGAGATCCTCGACACCCTGTCTCTTCGGCCCGCCGAAAACCCCCGTTCTCTCCTTCGGCCCCGGTTGAACATCGGCGGCGACATCGAACAAGCCTTCCACGAAAACATCAATTTTTATCTCATTCATAATGCCCGGTTGGCTCTGGACCGGGGAGATGCGGCAACGGCGGCGGAACTCCCGGACCGGATCCTGCCGGCCGACCGCCGCATCAACGAGGTCCGCACCGCCGCGCACACCCTACGCGCCGAAGCCCATTTTGCCCGGGACATGAAGGAGGACGCCGTTCGCGAATATGCCGATGCGCTCGCCTACGCCCCGTCTCCCGACGTTGAGGCCCGCTGGATTCAGAGAATCGGGGAAATCCGGGGCCTGCCCGCCGGAGTCCTGATCCGTCAATCCGGAGGCGAACTCCACATCCGATGGTGGAGCGACGACAGGCGGGAGTTTTCGGGACGTCTCGAATCCTCCGAACCCATCGTCCGGGTCCGGGAGTTCCGGCTGGCGGAGGCCGACCGGCACCGGGCCGGAGACGGCAGACTGGACTTCACCGGTCTTTCCCGGAACCGATACGTCAAGGGACTGACCATCGACACCAAGAGGCCCGCCCGATACGAAATCCGCATCCGGATCCCGGACCTCCGCCCCCTTGAAAACTTCCTGATCGTGGTTGCCGATCCGGAGAACCCCGGCGGAATTGTTCTCCGATAAAACGGATTACAGCTCGAAGCGATAGGTGAACTTGACCTGGAAGATATTGTCTCCCGGGGCACTCAGGAGATCCTGGAAATCCCGGCCCGGGTCGAACACCCCCGGCCGCGAATGATCCTCCCGCCTCTGCGTCCAGACAAGGTAGAGCATGGAGCCCGGCCGATATTCCCAGCGGAGAACGACCGTCCCGCGGAGAGACTTGAGACTGAATTCCGGGTCGGGGAAGGAAAACGGCCCGGCCGGACCGTCGCCGTCCGGATCCACGAAATAGGTCCGTCCGTCATAGGCGATGGTCGAGCCGTTTTCGCCGTAGAAATTGAAATCGAACGTCCGGACCGCGGCCAGCTCCTTGAATTTCGAGAACGTTCCGGTCCCGATGTAGGGTTGAAGATAGACCTGGAGGCTGAGTTTCGGCGTGAAGGTCCAACTCACTCGGGTTTCCACGGGAAAAGTCCTCTGGTCGACGTCGGACAGGACATAGCGCGTGCCCAGGGTCGCCGTCATCAGAGGAT contains:
- a CDS encoding integron integrase translates to MEMLGRNSIAAISPIFLTYHAVLSKYTHVESGVYKELSAWPSYLRENRTPYSFKKPRLLDLLRESLRSRHYSHRTEQTYCNWARRFIFFHGVRHPAEMAEPEINSFLTHLAVNEKVSASTQNQALAALLFLYRHVIGREVGDLGQVIRARKPTRLPVVMTRDEVKSVLAQLTGFKWLMASLMYGAGLRLSECLRLRVQDIDFGQNEILVRDGKGAKDRITMLPISLKVPLQDHLTKVKEIHAKDLAAGWGRVQLPEALDRKYPNAPSEWRWQWIFPQENRWRNTKTGEEGRHHIDESILQKAVKDAVTRAGLTKRATCHTFRHSFATHLLEGGYDIRTVQELLGHNDVKTTMIYTHVLNRGPAGVRSPVDGL
- a CDS encoding type II toxin-antitoxin system PemK/MazF family toxin; the protein is MDVRRFEVYLVNLDPTVGSEIRKKRPCVVVSPAEMNRHIRTVIVAPMTTKGRDYPTRVKCRFGGKDGQVVLDQLRTVDKERLVQRLGEIDGRTGRAALSVLSEMFAE
- a CDS encoding AbrB/MazE/SpoVT family DNA-binding domain-containing protein, with amino-acid sequence MSTVARTRIVKIGNSKGVRIPKLLLDQLELGEEVELAVEEDQLIIRPVCRSRDGWDAAFRDMAKRGDDRMPDETAVSLTKWDKDEWEWT
- a CDS encoding type ISP restriction/modification enzyme, with amino-acid sequence MSDQTIFKAFFKELHAVAQHGDAREESFYPALADMLKTLAESTGRRHVRVTTLPKPTDAGNPDFRLWNGKDRIVGYVEAKKPAEERLDAIEDSEQLRRYRATFPNLVLTNFFEFRLYRNGELMQTVLAARPYALTRLRTTPVLEKSGDLHALLDRFLDFSLPKVFTAESLAVELAKRTRFLRDVVAQQLGQEKDAPGVLSGFFEAFRTFLIGTLTPEDFADLFAQTITYGLFAARTRSGEGFSRRAAFDSIPHTIGVLRDLFRFISLGDLPDQLAWCVDDIAEVLAVSDAPGILDRYYHEGKGSDPIVHFYETFLAHYDPAERERRGVYYTPEPVVGYIVRSLHGLLKTDFGKRDGLASEGVTLLDPAAGTMTFIARAAQQAVAEFETKYGKGGREDFIRRHILKNFYAFELMMAPYAVGHLKMSFFLEELGHRLADDERVPFYLTNTLDTEELEQSRLPGFSALAEESRLAGVVKKQTPILVILGNPPYSGHSTNIGDWIRRLIDTYKQVDDKPLGEKNPKWLQDDYVKFLRFAQWKIEQAERGVVGMITNHGYLDNPTFRGMRQSLMRTFDDIYILDLHGNSLKKETCPDGSPDKNVFDIRQGVAIAFFVKRGGKTKADAVVRHAEYYGLREAKYDWLNMHDREKMKWNKVHPSSPFYMFIPRDAALEAQYNGFPSISQVCPENVIGLFTARDALTIQWSPEEVWKVVTVFSRMDPELARHGYRLGKDRRDWRVRFAQKDLLDSGPTRDRVVPILYRPFDLRHTYYTGRSRGFMCMPRPEVMRHMLPGDNLAFCIGRQGQVVGKRQWNLVFCTNNIDDLNLFYRGGNVMFPLYLYPTADRKDLFTHHEPSERRPNLNPAIVTELVTAYGKEPTPEDIFHYIYAVLYAPAYRKKYAEFLKMDFPRIPFTADAELFEKLAAMGEKLVGLHLLKSPDLDPPACRFEGEGDGRIGRDRKTGMRYDAKEQRVYINASQHFAPVPEAVWIYQVGGYQVCEKWLKDRKERRLELDDIRTYCRIVTALGRTIELQREIDALYPEAEREIVSMTDSEKESKTDNPTKK
- a CDS encoding type II toxin-antitoxin system VapC family toxin, encoding MAGAILPDTDVLVDFFRGSSKAVAFVNANSSRIILSSVVVAELYAGVKGDAEQTTIENFVSLFRVIPVDVEIAKAGGQYKRDYGKSHGVGLADAILAATAKLEDAEFKTLNTKHYPMMKGLSPAYKKP
- a CDS encoding CopG family transcriptional regulator gives rise to the protein MVRTQIYLTGRQRDELAAIAKTVGKKQSELIREAVDRLIDEEGRNRREIVLREAAGIWKDREDLPDFRAMRAEWDRI
- a CDS encoding type II toxin-antitoxin system RelE/ParE family toxin, with product MKRIYEIIWSETSEKDLISIIEYIAQNSPSIAYDKFKEIKEKASCLYSFPDRGRILPELQEQGITQYRELIVSPWRIIYRISKKSVYVVSVLDSRRNVEDILLKRLIGSML
- a CDS encoding type II toxin-antitoxin system Phd/YefM family antitoxin, yielding MNLSEDIKPITYLKSRAADLLKQINETHRPVVITQNGEPKAVLQDPESYENMRNALGILKLISQGEEDIKAGKSKSQEEVFANIENLLRKKMK
- a CDS encoding DUF2200 domain-containing protein, with the translated sequence MPQHQIFAMKLARVYPLYVQKAERKNRTKEEVDEIIFWLTGYNQAGLQRQIEQENDLETFFAQAPAIHPNSSLIKGVVCGVRVEDIEDPLMKKIRCLDKLIDELAKGKTLDKILRR
- a CDS encoding polyprenol monophosphomannose synthase, with amino-acid sequence MKACVVIPTYNEREGLAALVSEIRKQGVPLDILIVDDSSPDGTGQEAEAISRKDPGVKVLHREKKEGLGRAYQAGFRRALDAGYDTILQMDADLSHDPAVLPLFLDRIKSRDAVFGSRYYRGVRVHNWSFKRLLLSKFSNDFIRLMLRLPTTDTTTAFKCFRRQVLEDIDFESLRGKQNAFLIELVHRTVRRGFRTEEIPFTFREREQGESKMNIGVAFESLFTVLRLALLGK
- a CDS encoding glycosyltransferase family 39 protein, with the protein product MIPRSKTGTVLILALILAGAAFLRLHRLGDRPLYFDEPHHTVLPATLPLPEVLRTNYGSVLYPALVHVLLPAGQVEAMARLPAAVFGILAVAVLFLIGMHVFGKREAAVASLFAATSGPFIYFSQQARAYTGLLLFSLLALYFFIRAVKDNRWVFWAGYAVSMILGAYLHFIQLVLLPVHGTALALWTAAFWMKRLKDPEKRKSSPLRPLLWFSAASAVSLAVTYILYLPTRNASAGEVSFFGLLETSVRGLFGGQTGLALIPFIRETFPRLLDYEVWPLLFFAKILLAVAGLMFCLKDKTRESVLFFIYLTLPFILFVYSNPADVYKSGQDNKFIFLTPILFLLMARGFSAIDDFAARKKPARTVWRVVFAGAVLLGEGAGLWEYRMTQWEWMSLPKNREVVSVMTKGADPDDMILSDGLVNPLAFIFVRPLDLPGTQQPGLIFFETGGEHFLMNHSRPANLWVLLHKRRLSAEAARRLESLSIHMDIRSIPPYTLIRHADPETSLLDKVRQWTSFFKTLPIEEDAHRRTDLSRAYMNLIAGRDVEALEILDTLSLRPAENPRSLLRPRLNIGGDIEQAFHENINFYLIHNARLALDRGDAATAAELPDRILPADRRINEVRTAAHTLRAEAHFARDMKEDAVREYADALAYAPSPDVEARWIQRIGEIRGLPAGVLIRQSGGELHIRWWSDDRREFSGRLESSEPIVRVREFRLAEADRHRAGDGRLDFTGLSRNRYVKGLTIDTKRPARYEIRIRIPDLRPLENFLIVVADPENPGGIVLR